A window of Pomacea canaliculata isolate SZHN2017 linkage group LG3, ASM307304v1, whole genome shotgun sequence contains these coding sequences:
- the LOC112559246 gene encoding LOW QUALITY PROTEIN: RNA polymerase-associated protein CTR9 homolog (The sequence of the model RefSeq protein was modified relative to this genomic sequence to represent the inferred CDS: inserted 1 base in 1 codon), translated as MAGGSIEIPLRDTDEVIELDLDQLPEGEEVLSILRQEVAPLHIWVTLALEYYKQGFIDDFLKILEASRTDASQDYPNSERDQMRSLDTLAAHYVQQAHREKNKDKKRELFTKATLLYTTADKIIMYDQNHLLGRAYFCLLEXDKMEQADAQFNFVLNQSSNNIPSLLGKACIAFNKKDWRGALAYYKKALRTNPKCPASVRLGMGHCFVKLNRLPKARMAFERALQLDAQCVGALVGLAVLELNTKTQDSIKSGVQLLSRAYAIDPTNPMVLNHLANHFFYKKDYQKVQHLALHALHNTENEAMRAESCYQLARAFHVQEDYDQAFQYYYQATQFAPTSFVLPFFGLGQMYIYRGDNDNAAQCFERVLKAQPNNYETKKILGSLYANTFDLEKREIAKQHLKKVTEQFPDDVEAWIELAQILEQSDVQGALSAYGTATRILKEKVEADVPPEILNNVAALHFRLGNFQEARKYYEASLERSKTDAQHDETYYSAISVTTTYNLARLYEALHEYDKAAKFYRNILRDHPNYVDCYLRLGCMARDRGQIYEASDWFKEALQINQDHPDAWSLIGSLHLAKQEWGPGQKKFERILQRPQTKDDAYSLIALGNVWLQTLHQPMRDKDKEKRHQDRALAMYKQVLRNDPKNIWAANGIGCVLAHKGCINEGRDVFAQVREATADFCDVWLNIAHIYVEQRQFVAAVQMYENALKKFFKNHNVEVMVYLARAYFKCGKLQDCKTTLLKARHVAPHDTVLLYNIALVQQKLATSVLKDEKSNLKTVLTAVRDLELAHRYFSYLSQNGDRMKFDLNQAAAEARQCSDLLSQAQYHVARARRIDEEEKEIRKRQEEEREAIRQKHLEEQLEKQRAKEEMDKKLLEQRAVFIEKAKTINLETLPEDKPRKSGKKKRAEDGEILSEGSEDEAPRKKRKKKHGSGSEGEDEDGERKSKKKRKRSRKNRGESDEEGEGRERPRKKGRKQKEGKESKKKKQVEDEDGLTAKQRRKVVSKAIISSSEGSESEDEKLKIDDESGSENEDVGKRRRILSSGSESDGGSGARRSRSRSGSRSGSDRQSRSRSGSGSRSRSGSRSGSRSASGSRSRSRSPSGSRKGSGSESDGGQKSGDEGRETSRSPRSGSGSPRSRSGSPRSRSASPRSGAGSPRSGSASPRSGEEGSPRSGGGSPRSGGGSPRSGGGSPRSGGGSPRSAGGSPRSGSGSPRSRSGSPKLAGGSGSDSE; from the exons ATGGCAGGGGGCTCGATCGAAATCCCGCTAAGGGATACAGACGAG GTGATAGAGCTTGACCTGGACCAGCTTCCAGAAGGAGAGGAAGTGCTCAGTATTCTTCGACAAGAAGTAGCTCCCCTGCACATCTGGGTTACTCTTGCA CTTGAATACTACAAACAAGGATTCATCGATGACTTTCTTAAAATCCTTGAAGCATCTCGCACAGATGCCAGCCAGGACTATCCCAACAGTGAGCGTGATCAAATGCGATCACTTGATACACTGGCAGCTCATTATGTCCAGCAGGCTCATCGTGAGAAGAACAAGGACAAAAAGCGAGAGTTATTCACCAAGGCAACTCTGCTGTATACCACTGCTGACAAAATTATCATGTATGACCAG AACCATCTGCTTGGCCGTGCCTACTTCTGTTTGTTGG GGGACAAGATGGAGCAGGCTGATGCTCAGTTCAACTTTGTGCTGAATCAG TCTAGCAATAACATTCCATCTTTGCTTGGCAAAGCATGCATTGCCTTCAACAAGAAAGACTGGCGAGGAGCTCTGGCCTACTACAAAAAAGCCCTCCGCACCAACCCCAAGTGTCCTGCATCTGTTCGTCTTGGCATGGGTCACTGCTTTGTGAAGCTCAACCGCTTACCAAAAGCAAG AATGGCATTTGAGCGAGCCTTACAGCTAGATGCACAGTGTGTCGGGGCACTTGTTGGTCTGGCAGTGCTGGAGCTCAACACAAAGACTCAAGATTCAATTAAGAGCGGTGTGCAGTTGCTGTCCCGTGCCTATGCTATTGATCCTACCAACCCAATGGTGCTCAACCACCTCGCAAATCATTTCTTCTACAAAAAG GACTATCAGAAGGTGCAACATCTTGCCCTGCATGCTTTGCACAATACTGAAAACGAGGCAATGCGAGCCGAGAGCTGTTATCAGCTAGCTAGGGCTTTCCATGTGCAAGAAGACTACGATCAGGCCTTTCAGTATTACTATCAAGCCACACAGTTTGCTCCTACCAGCTTTGTGTTGCCTTTCTTTGGACTTGGCCAGATGTACATCTATAGaggtgacaatgacaat gCTGCTCAGTGTTTTGAGAGAGTACTGAAAGCACAGCCCAACAACTATGAGACAAAAAAGATTCTAGGATCACTCTATGCCAACACTTTTGACTTGGAGAAACGGGAGATCGCAAAG CAACATCTCAAGAAGGTCACAGAACAGTTTCCTGATGATGTAGAAGCATGGATAGAGCTGGCACAGATTTTGGAACAGTCCGATGTGCAG GGTGCCCTCTCAGCATATGGAACAGCAACTCgcattttgaaggaaaaagtgGAAGCAGATGTACCTCCAgagattttaaataatgttgCTGCCCTGCATTTCCGTCTTGGTAACTTCCAGGAAGCAAGG aaatacTATGAGGCCTCCCTTGAGCGATCAAAAACAGATGCACAGCATGATGAAACATACTACAGTGCCATTTCTGTGACAACGACCTACAACCTTGCCCGCTTATATGAGGCGCTGCATGAGTACGACAAAGCTGCCAAATTTTACAGAAACATCTTACGAGACCATCCCAACTATGTAGACT GCTATCTCAGGCTTGGATGTATGGCTCGTGATCGTGGCCAAATTTATGAAGCATCTGATTGGTTTAAAGAAGCTTTGCAGATTAATCAG GATCACCCAGATGCCTGGTCACTGATTGGCAGTCTCCACTTGGCAAAACAGGAATGGGGTCCAGGTCAGAAGAAGTTTGAGCGAATTCTTCAGAGACCACAGACAAAAGATGATGCGTATTCACTTATCGCCTTGGGAAATGTGTGGCTACAGACACTGCATCAACCCATGAGGGACAAAGACAAG GAAAAGAGACACCAGGACAGGGCCCTGGCCATGTACAAACAGGTGCTCAGGAATGACCCCAAAAATATCTGGGCTGCTAATGGCATAG GCTGTGTGCTAGCTCACAAAGGCTGTATCAATGAGGGACGTGACGTGTTCGCCCAGGTTCGTGAAGCCACAGCTGATTTTTGTGATGTCTGGTTGAACATTGCTCATATCTATGTAGAGCAACGCCAGTTTGTGGCAGCAGTACAAATG TACGAGAATGCACTGAAGAAATTTTTCAAGAACCACAATGTTGAAGTGATGGTGTATCTGGCTCGGGCCTATTTTAAATGTGGCAAACTACAGGATTGCAAGACCACACTTCTGAAG GCTCGTCATGTAGCACCCCATGATACAGTCCTACTGTACAATATTGCGTTGGTACAGCAGAAGTTGGCCACATCAGTGCTCAAAGATGAGAAGAGTAACCTGAAGACAGTACTTACTGCTGTCCGAGACTTGGAATTAGCCCACAG ATATTTCAGCTACCTTAGTCAGAATGGGGACAGGATGAAGTTCGACCTAAACCAGGCAGCTGCTGAAGCAAG GCAGTGCTCAGATTTGCTGAGTCAGGCCCAGTATCATGTGGCACGTGCACGCAGAATtgatgaagaagagaaagagattcGTAAACGACAGGAAGAGGAAAGGGAGGCCATTCGACAGAAGCATCTGGAAGAACAG TTAGAGAAGCAGAGAGCCAAAGAAGAGATGGATAAAAAGCTGTTGGAGCAAAGAGCAGTGTTCATTGAGAAAGCAAAGACCATTAACCTGGAGACCTTACCTGAAGACAAGCCACGAAAATCTGGGAAG AAGAAACGAGCTGAGGATGGGGAGATTCTGTCTGAAGGCAGCGAAGATGAAGCACCACGCAAAAAACGCAAGAAGAAGCATGGCAGTGGATCAGAAGGTGAAGACGAGGATGGGGAGCGCAAAtctaagaagaaaagaaagag GTCAAGAAAGAATCGGGGTGAGTCTGATGAAGAAGGTGAAGGCCGGGAACGGCCTCGCAAGAAAGGACGAAAACAGAAGGAAgggaaagaaagcaagaagaagaaacaggtGGAGGATGAGGATGGGCTTACAGCCAAGCAGCGACGCAAAGTTGTTTCCAAGGCAATCATTTCTTCCAGTGAAGGCTCAGAATCAGAAGATGAAAAACTTAAGATTGATGATGA AAGTGGCAGTGAAAATGAAGATGTTGGTAAGCGCCGTCGCATCTTATCCTCTGGAAGCGAGAGTGATGGTGGCAGTGGTGCCAGGAGGTCCAGGTCTCGCTCAGGATCCAGATCTGGCTCAGATCGGCAGTCACGATCTCGATCTGGTTCTGGATCCAGATCCAGGTCAGGATCTCGATCTGGGTCTCGTTCAGCATCTGGGTCTCGATCACGGTCAAGATCTCCATCAGGATCTCGCAAAGGATCAGGATCTGAGTCTGATGGTGGACAGAAATCTGGAGATGAGGGAAGAGAAACTAGCCGGTCTCCCAGGTCAGGTAGTGGTTCTCCCAGATCGCGTTCAGGATCACCAAGATCTCGTTCAGCATCCCCAAGATCAGGTGCTGGGTCACCAAGATCTGGATCAGCATCACCCAGATCAGGTGAAGAAGGATCACCCAGGTCTGGTGGTGGGTCACCCAGGTCTGGTGGTGGATCACCCAGGTCTGGTGGTGGATCACCCAGGTCTGGTGGTGGATCACCCAGATCTGCTGGTGGATCACCAAGATCTGGTTCAGGGTCACCCAGGTCAAGGAGTGGATCACCCAAGTTGGCGGGTGGGTCTGGTTCTGACAGCGAGTGA
- the LOC112559248 gene encoding cytochrome P450 3A24-like, with the protein MDLQACAVVLLYMISILAALIGALYLYTSWNHSIFNKMGIPGPSTTLMGAFTDYKEKGIIETDLKLVAEFGRLVGIFHAREPVLLISDPDMIKQICVKEFSNFTNRKNNGWPGRVLSHAVSALEDDHWKHARSVLSPTFSSGKMRNIVPLIQHCLDHLLEAVKKQGENGKSIEVRKIVECFTMDTIAMTQFGMDVDPHNNPEAGFVKNAKTAMSYVTSPILMLCALFPFMYYFFRLFNISPMNNGSQAFFYMAVSSAIKERTKENKKRTDLLQLMLDAHKENPVWEDDLDPDSKLEYNVFKGKGFTEEEILANSLVFMLAGYDTTSSLLTFACHSLAVHPACQSRLREEISSNLGQAKPTYDNVFGLKYLDCVVNETLRMYPPAARFSRMATEAITIKGVTIPAGMSVHFPLYAIHHDPEFWTDPETFNPDRFDRETRTWPAYAFVPFGAGPRNCVGMRLALLEAKMALVALIQHFNIEAAPDTEVKPKLEKGGFIRPLNPLYLKFVARE; encoded by the exons ATGGATCTGCAAGCATGTGCGGTAGTTTTGCTCTACATGATTAGCATTTTGGCTGCCCTTATTGGTGCATTATACCT gtaTACATCATGGAATCATTCCATTTTTAACAAGATGGGTATACCAGGCCCTAGCACTACATTAATGGGTGCCTTCACTGATTACAAAGAAAAG ggAATCATTGAGACTGATCTAAAGCTAGTTGCAGAGTTTGGACGACTTGTTGG AATTTTTCATGCAAGGGAACCTGTTCTTCTGATCTCTGATCCTGATATGATCAAACAGATTTGTGTAAAGGAATTCAGCAACTTCACAAATCGAAAA AACAATGGCTGGCCAGGGCGGGTTCTGTCTCATGCTGTGTCTGCTTTGGAAGACGACCACTGGAAGCATGCTCGTAGTGTTCTCAGTCCAACTTTCAGCTCGGGTAAAATGCGAAAT ATTGTCCCTTTGATACAACACTGCCTTGATCATTTGTTGGAAGCTGTCAAAAAACAAGGAGAGAATGGAAAATCTATTGAAGTACGCAA GATAGTGGAGTGCTTCACTATGGATACTATTGCCATGACACAATTTGGTATGGATGTTGATCCCCATAATAACCCCGAGGCTGGATTTGTAAAGAATGCAAAGACTGCTATGAGCTATGTTACAAGTCCTATTCTTATGCTGTGTG ctctttttcctttcatgtACTACTTTTTCCGTCTGTTTAATATTTCCCCAATGAACAATGGCTCTCAGGCTTTCTTCTATATGGCAGTCAGCTCTGCCATCAAGGAACgaacaaaggaaaacaag AAGCGGACAGATCTTCTACAGTTGATGCTGGATGCTCACAAAGAGAATCCAGTCTGGGAAGATGACCTAGACCCTGACTCAAAATTGGAGTACAATGTGTTCAAGGGCAAGG GTTTTACAGAGGAGGAGATTCTGGCCAATTCCCTGGTCTTCATGCTGGCAGGATAtgacaccacttcttcactcttgACATTTGCCTGTCATTCTTTGGCTGTGCACCCTGCATGTCAGAGTCGCCTTCGAGAGGAGATATCATCTAATCTTGGGCAG GCAAAACCAACCTATGACAATGTTTTTGGACTCAAGTACCTGGACTGTGTTGTAAATGAGACTCTACGCATGTATCCACCAGCTGCTAG ATTCAGCCGCATGGCCACGGAGGCAATCACCATTAAAGGCGTAACCATTCCAGCTGGAATGTCTGTCCACTTTCCGCTCTATGCCATTCACCATGACCCTGAGTTTTGGACAGACCCTGAAACCTTTAACCCTGATAG aTTTGACAGAGAGACCCGCACCTGGCCTGCCTATGCCTTTGTGCCATTTGGAGCAGGTCCACGAAACTGTGTAGGCATGCGTCTTGCCTTGTTAGAGGCCAAGATGGCCCTTGTAGCCCTGATCCAGCATTTTAATATCGAAGCTGCACCTGACACTGAG gtgaagCCCAAGTTGGAGAAAGGAGGATTTATCAGACCTTTGAACCCCCTGTACTTAAAATTTGTTGCTCGTGAGTAA